The genome window ACAGTATAAATAATTCAATAACCattcttatattttaaggaaATACTTCCTGGAATTTAAGACATCTTAAGACAGGCCCGGGTCGCCTTAAGATATCAGATTTTATATTATGCTCAGTACTAAGTTTCATCTAAAGTTAAAGGACTGTAAAAAGTAGATCTACATCGAATCAAACTTGAATTGAGACTTGTACTCAGAAAGTTTCTTCCTGTCAAAAGGGCATGGCGAGTCAGGAATCATACAGTTCAACCTAGTATACGGCTTTCCTTCCTAGCTGCATAAAGTTAATCGGCGAGTCCCCCAGGTTGtgaatatataaagactttaaaatAGGAGCTGGCAGGCTTGATATCGAAGTGAGTTTCAGCAGGCAACCAAGCCACTTCATCGGGGCCGATACGTGAGGAGTCAGTGTCACTTACAGTGACCTCGAAATATCCATCGAACACAAAGAAGCAGTCGTCGACATATGGGAACTGAATTCCGCCAGACAAAACCTGCGTTTCAAAATGGCTAGAACCTTCAAGAGTAGCCAGACTGTATGTGTTTCCAGATTTGGCCCCAGTGACATATGGACGGTCGACTGTTCCGTCGAGAACAGTACTAGCTCCTGTGCAGTTACGGAGAAAGTACGGCTTATGAGAGCCAGACAGTTGGCATTCTGAACCGCCCCAATGCTGTGGCCTAACAAGGTTATGGTCCGGTACAGGAATCACATCAAACTCGGTCATGACATTTGCGACGCCAGAGTTGAGCTTTTCAGTTGCCCTCTCAAGATCGACATCCGGCCACATCGGACCGGTATATGGCTCACCCAGACCACGAAACACGTGCTCAAATCCGGCAGGACTGATTATACTGAAGATCTCCGTGTGATCACCAATGAACTGGTACGCATGAACAGCGTTCTTGAGGGGTCAGTATGATGAGGAAAGGTTGGAGACTGTAACTTACAGGAGCTAGACTGGCGAAGTTTTCAGGGCTAAGGACTCTGCACTGGTCATTGAGCCAGACCTTTGACTGACCCCTGATAGAGAGGAAGTCATGGTGGACATGTTTGTGACAATGAGTTGGCACAGGAGCCGGGAAAACTTGGCCACCGCTTGTCAGGATGCTGAACTTGCCATCCGTTTCTTTCCCTGTCAGGAGGAAACGAGCAACAGAAGGAGTACCAGAGACGTAGACCTTGCCTCCAGAAAAGGTTTCGAAGATATATGGCTTCTTAGTAGCAGCTGATTTCCAGCTACTGATGGCGGGAGTACCATGCGCTCCATGGTCATGTTCCAGATTTAAGTGAATTGAAAGATATGATTTTCTGATTCTTTTTGGCTGTTCAAAGTCTTTGCTTCAGTTCATTTGTCATCGCGCTGGAACATCGAGTATTCATCGTATACAGCTCCTCCACTTGACGTAGATCTGGGGAAGCCAAGCACACGAGACGTTTGACAATGCATTGCAACGCTTAGAGTTGTCGGATGCAGGGTTTCCCAGAGTATCTATGCTCAGATTAACTTAATCATCGGTATCGGCGCTTGGTGAAGGAGCGAGATACGACAAACTGACATCTACAGTCTCAAGACCGATGAGCCTTCTCAGAAACATGTCCAACAACATCGCCATTAGACGGAGATTTTGAGACCGTCTTGCTCGGTGTCGGCTTTCATATCGGTCTTTCCATTTTCTCAGCGCCGAGCGAAACCAATAGCTGGTCAAGAATGTCATATCAGGATCGTGTTCTGGGATGTATGGCCCGTTATTGCGGGTCACGAGCGCCTGTTCCTCCACGGTAACATTCTCCGGAACCGAATTTGGCAATAACCACTGTTACAAGGCTCAACGGTCGGCGTTTGGCGCTCGTAGTTGCCGCTTACTCATGGTCGGATGTCGGGTAA of Fusarium musae strain F31 chromosome 5, whole genome shotgun sequence contains these proteins:
- a CDS encoding hypothetical protein (EggNog:ENOG41), encoding MINSWKSAATKKPYIFETFSGGKVYVSGTPSVARFLLTGKETDGKFSILTSGGQVFPAPVPTHCHKHVHHDFLSIRGQSKVWLNDQCRVLSPENFASLAPNAVHAYQFIGDHTEIFSIISPAGFEHVFRGLGEPYTGPMWPDVDLERATEKLNSGVANVMTEFDVIPVPDHNLVRPQHWGGSECQLSGSHKPYFLRNCTGASTVLDGTVDRPYVTGAKSGNTYSLATLEGSSHFETQVLSGGIQFPYVDDCFFVFDGYFEVTVSDTDSSRIGPDEVAWLPAETHFDIKPASSYFKVFIYSQPGGLAD